TTCCACGCTCACTTTGTCCACCGATACCCCCAAGGTTTCCGCAGTCATCATTGCGATCATGGTATAGGCTCCAGTACCCATGTCATTGGCTGATGTCAAAACATTTACCCGACCATCGGGCAACAGCCGCACCTTGACTGTGGCGTTTCCCCGCAAACCTGGAAAGGTTGCCGCTGCCATTCCCCAACCAATAAGTTTACCGTCGCGGGTGAGGGTGCGGGGTTGGCGAGAACGATTCTGCCAGCCGAAAAGTTTGGCTCCTTCTTTGAGGCAGTCGGCAAAATGTTTGCTGGAAAAGGGGAGGTTTTTACTCTGGTGGGTTGTGGTTTCGTTCTTGAGCCGCAGTTCCACCGGATCGAGGTTGAGTTTCCATGCCAGTTCATCCATCGCTGATTCCAGCGCCCACATTCCAGGGGTTTCGCCCGGTGCTCGCATGAATGTCGGAGTCCCCACGTTTAAGGCAGCAACGGTCTGGTTCAGCTGCATATTGGGCGCGGCGTACATGACTGGGGTGATGTTGGTGCAGGGTTCGGTAAACACCTCTACGGGGGAAGTGGCAGACTTGGCGGTGTGGACGATCGCTTCCAACTTTCCATCTTTCGCTGCTGTCAACTTTACAGTTTGCTCTGTTTCCGATCGATGTCCCGTGTTCGCAGTCATCTGCCGACGGCTTACCACTACCTTCAGGGGACGCTGTATCTGACGCGCAACGGCAGCACACAATATACCGTGAGGCCAAGGAAACACCTTAGAACCAAATGCGCCACCGATGTAGGGAGTAACAATTCGCACCTTTTCCCAGGGAATGCCAAACAGTTCGGCGTAGGTGCGCTGGGTTCCCATCACCCATTGAGATGGTTCGTAAACTGTCAGTGCATCTCCCTGCCACTGAGCAATGATGGCATGGGGTTCCATCGGAACATGGAGTTCGGTGGAAGTGGTGTAAGTTGCTTCCAGGGTCGGTGGTTCTGTTACTCCTGTTCCAGTAGAAAATTCCCCTTTGCGAAAAGCCATTTCTTCGCCAAACATAGCGATCGCAGGTTTGTAGGCGGCTTTGGCAGGATCGACCAATGCTGTTTCTATGTCGTACTCTACTTGCAGCAGTTGGGCAGCATCCCGCGCTCGTTCAAAGGTATCGGCTACTACCAAGCCAATAATCTGTCCGCCATAATGTACCTGCTCGTCGGATAGGGGCAGGCGGGCTTCGTAGATTTTGCTGGTGATGAAGTTATTGGTGGGTTTGAATACTTTGGGGGCGTTTATGTGGGTGATAATGGCAATTACTCCGGGTGCTTTTTGGGCGGCTTGGGTGGAGATCGATCGAATTCGCCCTTTAGCGATCGCAGATGTTACCAAATAACCATGCACTAACCCTGGAATCTGTTGTTCTCCACTATAGGTGGCTTTCCCAGTCACCTTAGCCAGTCCATCTGTACGACTAACCGCAGTCCCAATCACCTTGTTCATGCTACACCTCCTCCCTGTGCTGAAATGGTGAGTGCCCTTTTGATTGCCCGTTTTGCCATGTTGACTTTGAAACCGTTGTGAGTCTGGGGTTTCGCTCCCTGCAACGCTATCTCTGCGGCTTGTTGGAATGTCTCAACTGTAGCGGGTTTGCCTTTGAGAAAAGCTTCTGCTTCGAGAGAACGCCAAGGTTTATGCGCCACTCCACCCAAGGCGAGACGAGCATCCCGAATGCTTTCTCCAGAAAGATCGATCGCAGCTGCTACCGAAATCAAGGCAAAGGAATAGGAAGCTCGATCGCGCAACTTGAGATAAACTCCCGTTTTCGCAAAAGGTACAGGCGGCAGAATCACAGCCGTAATCAGTTCTCCAGGTTCTAAATTAGTATCTCTTTGGGGAGTATCACCCGGTAAACGATGAAACTGATTAAACGGAATCAGTTGCCGTCCTTTGGTGCTTTGCACTTCTACAACTGCATCCAACGCTGCCAATGCCACGCACATATCGGAGGGATGAACGGCAATGCAACTATCGCTAGCTCCTAAAATCGCGTGCATTCGGTTGATTCCTGAGATTGCTGGACAACCACTCTCCGGTTGCCGTTTATTGCAAGCAAACACTGTGTCGTAATAGTAGGGACAACGGGTGCGTTGTAACAAATTACCACCGACACTTGCCATGTTGCGAATTTGCTGGGAGGCTCCCGATAAAATGGCGCGAGACAATAGGGGATAATCACGGCGAATCTGGGGATGATCGGCAACAGCTGTATTGGTTGCCAGTGCGCCGATGCGAATGCCTCCCTCTTTTGTGGCTTCGATTTGTTTGAGATTCAAACGCGAGACATCAATCAGTTGATCGGGTCGATCGAGAAATACTTTTAGGCGATCGACCAAATTAGTCCCACCCGCAATAAATTGGGCATTTTGGGTGGTTTGGGATTGCTTCACTGCATCTTCCGCCGATGTAGCCCGAACATAAGCAAAATTCTTCATCCTGCCACCTCCTGCACCAGCATTGTCGCCGCCGGAGAGGGCGGAGTTTGTCCTGCTGCTTGTTGCACAGATGCCACAATACCGTTGTAAGCACTACAACGACAGAGATTACCACTCAGCCGTTCTTTAATTTCCGTTTCTGAAAGCGTTGCCAGTTGGGGTGGACGGGTTAGATCGGCTGTCACCGCACTAGCACAACCTCGGTTAACTTCATTTAATAAGGCAACCGACGCACAGATTTGCCCCGGCGTACAATATCCGCACTGGAAACCATCATTTTCAATAAATGCCGCTTGAACGGGATGCAGTTGTTCACCTTTCGCTAAACCTTCGATCGTGGTAATCGATCGACCTTCCTGCATAATGGCAAGGGAAAGACAGGAATAAACGCGATCGCCATCCACCAGCACGGTACAAGCACCACATTGTCCGTGATCGCAACCTTTTTTCGTGCCTGTCAGTCCCAACTTTTCCCGTAATACATCTAATAATGTGACACGCGGTTCAATCTGAACCGTTTGAGTTTGTCCATTGATGTTGAGTGTAACCGGGGTTTCTCCTTGAATGGGAGAGTTGGGAACACTTGACATTTGTTGAGCCTCAGCAGCGTTAGCATTATCGAGGACTTTAGGTGCTACGATCGCTGTTCCCGCAGCTGTGAGAGCTTGTCCCAGGAACCTACGGCGAGAGGTGTTCGGCGGTTTTCTGTTGTCCGATGACATGGTTGGTGTCTCCAGATTTTGAGTGAAACTGAGAGAACAGTATTTAAATTTAAGTGTCAAATTGTATCCACAACAATGCCATAATTCAGCCATTAAAAATAGTAAATTTTGGACAGCAACACTAATTTGGCGATCGCTCCACTAATCCACGTCGCACAATTTCATCAGAAAGTAATCCTAGATAAATAACCTGTTCTACATAAAACTCAGAATTTTAACCAAAGTTTGCTGATAGCGGCAATAGTGTAGTAAAACAAAAATAATTGAGCAGTTAAAGCTCACCTGATTGAATATGTACAACAATGTCTTTCAATTATGAAAGTATTAATTCTAGGTGGAACTCAATTTTTAGGCAGACATTTTGTAGAAATTGCTTTAAAACAAGGGTATGAGATAACTCTATTCAATCGAGGACAGACTAATAATAAATTGTATCCTAATGTAGAAAAATTAATAGGCGATCGTCTCAAAGATAGCCTTAGTGCTTTGAAAGGTAGAAAGTGGGATGTTGTTATTGATACTGCTGGCTATTTTCTAAATCTACCTCAACTGGTAAGAGATACAGCAGAACTCTTAAAAGATTCAATTAATACTTATGTTTTTATTTCTACTATTAGCATCTATGCTGAATTTCAAGCCAATGGTGATGAAACACTACCACTCTATCCAATTAACCAAGATCTTCCCCAAGCCTATGGCACACTTAAGGCAATGGCAGAGTCAGTAGTAAATGAAATTTATGGAGAACGCGGTTTAATAATTCGGCCAGGATTAATTGTTGGCCCTTATGATAATACTGGACGTTTCACTTACTGGATACGCAGAATTAGTCAAGGTGGAGAAGTTTTAGCTCCAGAAAGTCCTGATTTACCAGTGCAATACATTGATGCACGCGATTTAGTGCAATGGATTTATCATCTCGCATCAACGAACAAAGGAGGAGTATATAATGCTGTAGGGCCTGATTATTCTCTAAAATTAGGTGAGTTTTTAGCAACCTGTCAACAAGTTACTGGAAGTAATGCAACATTTAGATGGGTTCCTAGAGAAATTTTAGAATTACATGGAATAGAACCTTGGCAAGAGTTACCCTTGTGGCTACCATCTGCGATGCAGAATACATTCCCTTGTTTAAGTAATCGTAAAGCATTAGCAGATAATTTGTGTTTTCGTTCCTTGGCAGAAACTGTTCATGATATCTGGCAATGGGATCGAGTTGAACAATTAGAGTATGACAGTGGTTTATCACGAGAAAAGGAAATCGCTATACTCCAATTGATAAGTCAGAAAAACTAATTTCCATTATTCATAAATGAAGGAAAAGTCCCATAGGCTTACGGTTACTTTTAATTCCGATTAATCAATAATTTGCTATTTATGCTACATAATGTCTACGTCACTTATGGTAATTGAAGGAGTGTAAACTTTAACTCATACTCTTACCAAATTCTGATAAATTCAAAAAGTTCATTACATAATACAATGCCTCTCAAAATCCCTAACTGCATCGCAGCTTCAACGGGTCAAAAATAATTAGGAGGCTCAAGGGGAAAATCGGTCATGGCTCTAATCGTCCAGAAGTACGGCGGCACCTCAGTTGGCTCAGTAGAACGCATCAAAGCAGTAGCCCAACGAGTTATAAATACATCTCAGGCTGGTAATTCGGTGGTAGTAGTAGTTTCTGCAATGGGAAAAACCACCGATGGTTTAGTTAAGTTAGCTAATGAAATATCTGCTAACCCTAGTCGCCGGGAAATGGATATGCTCCTTTCTACGGGTGAACAGGTTTCTATTGCCCTTCTTAGTATGGCATTGCAAGAAATGGGACAACCAGCGATCTCGCTTACAGGTGCCCAAGTAGGAATAGTCACCGAAGCACAACACACTCGTGCCCGAATTTTGCGAATTGAAACCGAAAGACTTTCGCGGCATTTAGAAGAAGGTAAAGTAGTTGTAGTAGCAGGATTCCAAGGGATTACTAGTACGGAAGACTTGGAAATTACTACTTTGGGACGTGGTGGATCGGACACTTCTGCTGTTGCTCTAGCAGCAGCTTTGCGGGCTGATTTTTGCGAAATTTACACAGATGTTCCTGGGATTTTAACGGCAGATCCCCGCTTGGTACCTGATGCCCAGCTAATGACTGAAATCACTAGTGATGAGATGTTGGAGTTAGCTAGCTTAGGCGCAAAGGTGTTGCATCCCCGCGCCGTAGAAATTGCTCGGAACTATGGTGTCCCTCTGGTAGTGCGATCGAGTTGGACAGATGAGCCAGGTACAAAGGTAGTTTCTCCAGCATATCAAGCTCGTTCTTTAGAGGGTTTAGAACTAGTAAAAGCTGTTGATGCAGTGGAGTTTGATACCGATCAAGCAAAAATAGGGTTATTGCGCGTACCCGATCGTCCAGGTGTAGCGGCGCGTTTGTTTGGGGAAATAGCTCACCAAGACTTGGATGTTGACTTAATTATTCAGTCAATTCATGAAGGTAATAGTAATGATATTGCCTTCACTGTCAGCAAAAATGTGGTGAAAAAAGCCGAAGCAGTAGCGTCTGCGATCGCACCTGTTTTACGCACTCATCCCACACCCGCGCCAGATGAAGCAGAAGTGATGATAGATCAGCAAATTGCCAAAGTTAGTATAGCTGGTGCAGGGATGATCGGAAGACCTGGGGTTGCTGCTGAAATGTTCGCTACTTTAGCAGAGGCAGGAATCAACATTCAAATGATTTCTACTTCAGAAGTGAAGGTTAGTTGTGTAGTGGATGCTGGGGAATGCGATC
The nucleotide sequence above comes from Phormidium ambiguum IAM M-71. Encoded proteins:
- a CDS encoding NAD-dependent epimerase/dehydratase family protein, producing MKVLILGGTQFLGRHFVEIALKQGYEITLFNRGQTNNKLYPNVEKLIGDRLKDSLSALKGRKWDVVIDTAGYFLNLPQLVRDTAELLKDSINTYVFISTISIYAEFQANGDETLPLYPINQDLPQAYGTLKAMAESVVNEIYGERGLIIRPGLIVGPYDNTGRFTYWIRRISQGGEVLAPESPDLPVQYIDARDLVQWIYHLASTNKGGVYNAVGPDYSLKLGEFLATCQQVTGSNATFRWVPREILELHGIEPWQELPLWLPSAMQNTFPCLSNRKALADNLCFRSLAETVHDIWQWDRVEQLEYDSGLSREKEIAILQLISQKN
- a CDS encoding FAD binding domain-containing protein, with the protein product MKNFAYVRATSAEDAVKQSQTTQNAQFIAGGTNLVDRLKVFLDRPDQLIDVSRLNLKQIEATKEGGIRIGALATNTAVADHPQIRRDYPLLSRAILSGASQQIRNMASVGGNLLQRTRCPYYYDTVFACNKRQPESGCPAISGINRMHAILGASDSCIAVHPSDMCVALAALDAVVEVQSTKGRQLIPFNQFHRLPGDTPQRDTNLEPGELITAVILPPVPFAKTGVYLKLRDRASYSFALISVAAAIDLSGESIRDARLALGGVAHKPWRSLEAEAFLKGKPATVETFQQAAEIALQGAKPQTHNGFKVNMAKRAIKRALTISAQGGGVA
- a CDS encoding aspartate kinase, with amino-acid sequence MALIVQKYGGTSVGSVERIKAVAQRVINTSQAGNSVVVVVSAMGKTTDGLVKLANEISANPSRREMDMLLSTGEQVSIALLSMALQEMGQPAISLTGAQVGIVTEAQHTRARILRIETERLSRHLEEGKVVVVAGFQGITSTEDLEITTLGRGGSDTSAVALAAALRADFCEIYTDVPGILTADPRLVPDAQLMTEITSDEMLELASLGAKVLHPRAVEIARNYGVPLVVRSSWTDEPGTKVVSPAYQARSLEGLELVKAVDAVEFDTDQAKIGLLRVPDRPGVAARLFGEIAHQDLDVDLIIQSIHEGNSNDIAFTVSKNVVKKAEAVASAIAPVLRTHPTPAPDEAEVMIDQQIAKVSIAGAGMIGRPGVAAEMFATLAEAGINIQMISTSEVKVSCVVDAGECDRAISALCTTFDVSTSPMRVNNVVNQQNHSEKPLPPVRGVALDLNQARIAIRHIPDRPGMAARLFKQLANKNVSVDMIIQSQRCRIIDGLPRRDIAFTVAQGDAETAKATLEEVVTEWGCGEIVVDYAIAKVSAVGTGMEGQPGVAAQMFEALAKNQINIQMIATSEIKLSCVVAQDQGVTALQTIHTAFGLAGNQKIQVPA
- a CDS encoding xanthine dehydrogenase family protein molybdopterin-binding subunit, giving the protein MNKVIGTAVSRTDGLAKVTGKATYSGEQQIPGLVHGYLVTSAIAKGRIRSISTQAAQKAPGVIAIITHINAPKVFKPTNNFITSKIYEARLPLSDEQVHYGGQIIGLVVADTFERARDAAQLLQVEYDIETALVDPAKAAYKPAIAMFGEEMAFRKGEFSTGTGVTEPPTLEATYTTSTELHVPMEPHAIIAQWQGDALTVYEPSQWVMGTQRTYAELFGIPWEKVRIVTPYIGGAFGSKVFPWPHGILCAAVARQIQRPLKVVVSRRQMTANTGHRSETEQTVKLTAAKDGKLEAIVHTAKSATSPVEVFTEPCTNITPVMYAAPNMQLNQTVAALNVGTPTFMRAPGETPGMWALESAMDELAWKLNLDPVELRLKNETTTHQSKNLPFSSKHFADCLKEGAKLFGWQNRSRQPRTLTRDGKLIGWGMAAATFPGLRGNATVKVRLLPDGRVNVLTSANDMGTGAYTMIAMMTAETLGVSVDKVSVEIGDSLFPDGGLAGGSQMTASLAPAVQQACQNLLKSGKFANTKEALKELQSSGRAAVEATGSSAPSEEAKKWAFQSWGAHFCEVAIDEELGRVRVTRWLSVMDIGRVMNAKAAASQIRGGVIMGIGEALMEECVFDPNTGQPVVYDLATYHYPSHADIPRIDVTFVGKPDLTFNPLGARGGGEIGITGVAAAVANAIYHATGKRFRSLPIAPDKLMA
- a CDS encoding 2Fe-2S iron-sulfur cluster-binding protein; the encoded protein is MSSDNRKPPNTSRRRFLGQALTAAGTAIVAPKVLDNANAAEAQQMSSVPNSPIQGETPVTLNINGQTQTVQIEPRVTLLDVLREKLGLTGTKKGCDHGQCGACTVLVDGDRVYSCLSLAIMQEGRSITTIEGLAKGEQLHPVQAAFIENDGFQCGYCTPGQICASVALLNEVNRGCASAVTADLTRPPQLATLSETEIKERLSGNLCRCSAYNGIVASVQQAAGQTPPSPAATMLVQEVAG